A stretch of DNA from Cellulomonas xiejunii:
CCGGTCCGGCCCACGCGGGCACGGCACCGGCCAACAGCAGTCCTGCCGTGACAGCCACGACCGCGACACGTCGCACGCGCACTCCCCCCGTGCACGACCCACGCGGACACAGCCATGGACCCGCGGGGCCGCACCGGTCCAGGCCACCATCCGTACGGCGTACGCACAACCCCTGCGGACCAATTCATCCGCGGCTGCGTGCGACCTCACCCCTCCGGCGTCGCGCCGTCCTCCGGCGCCGTCGGGTCGTCCTGCAGGACAGGGCCGAAGCCGACGACGTCCTCGGCGTCCCGCTCCTCGACGACCACCGGCCAGGGCTGCGGACGTCCGACGCTCACGCTCGCGTCGGGTGCGACGCGGACGACCTGGTAGTCGAGGAACCGCCGCGACTCGGGGTCGAAGCGCAGGACGGTCAGCTCGGCGACGCCCTTCAGGGGGCCGACGGTGGGCTGGTTGAGCGTCGCGCCGGCGGTGCTCGACGACACGTACCGCACGCCGCGACCGACCTGCTCGGGCCCGATGCGCCGGTGGTAGTGACCCGAGACCTGCGCGGCCACGCAGCCGTCGTCGAGGGCCGCGTCCCCGACCGACGGGGAGTGGATCAGCAGCAGGTCGACCTCGCCGTCGTCGCACGCGACGTCCGCGAGCCGCCTGCCCGCCTCGGTCGGCGTCTCGTCGGCCGCGGAGGCGGTGCCCCCGGCGCCGACCCGCGTCTCGTTCGGGTCCCGGTCCCCGAGGATCCGCAGCCCGGCGACCTCCACGACGCCACCGTCGAGGACGATCGCGCCCGCGCGGGCGTAGTGGTCGGTGGTCTCGCGCGAGTCGTGGTTGCCCGGCGCCGTCACCAGGGCCACGCCGGGCGGGACAGCACGTGCGAACGACGTGACGCAGTACTGCTCGACCGAGGTGCCGTTCATCGTCGTGTCACCGGCGTCGAGCACCGCATCGGCCCCGGAGAGCCGCGCGAGCGTCCCGATGAGGGGTGCCATCCCCACGTTGCAGTGCAGGTCGGAGGCCACGACGAGCACGATCGGCTCCACGGGCGGGTCGGGCTCCGCCGTGGGGGACGCGCTCGCCGTCGGCGACGGGCCGGCGTCGTCGGCGGCCGCGGCGTCGGCGGCCGCGGCGTCGGCGGCGTCGGCGGAGTCCTGGGCGGGCACGTCCGCCGTCCCGTCGGGGTCGGTCTCGGCGCCCGGCATGTCCAGGCCGCCGTCCGGGCCGTCGGTGCCCGCGGCGCCGGCGTCGAGCGGCACGTCCTCGCCCGCCGCTCCGTCCGGCGTCGCGCCGGGGGTCGCTGCAGGCGCGGCCGCCTCCTTCGCGGCCTCGTCCGCCAGACGCTCCTCGTCGGCCTCCCAGTCCGCCCACGCGACGGCGAGCGCGTCGTCGGCGCTCCGGTAGAAGTCCTCGTTGGCCCGCCACGCGTCCAGCGCGTACGCACCGTACGTGTCGATGACACCGCCCAGCCGGCCCGTCACCCGAGCACCGTCCAGCGGGGTCCCGGCGAACACCGCGGAGGCGACCGGTTGCGACGCCGGCCGGTCGCGGGGCGCGACGCTGGATGTCAGGACGGTGGCACCGACGACCACCGCGAGCGCTCCTGCCACCAACGGCCGCGACCGCGCGGCGACGCGGTCCCCGAGCTCATGGCGCCGGTCGGGCCCGAGCAGCCACCGCAGCAGCAGCCAGGCGGCCAGCAGCACCAGGAACGCGACCGCGGAGCGGAGGAGCGCGTCGGCGACCAGGGCGTTGGCCACGTCCTGGACGGCGGCCGCGGGGCCGGAGAAGAACGAGACGTACGCGTTGAGGTCCTCGCTCAGCGCCTGCAGCGTGCGCGCCTGCCCGAGCTCGGTGACGCTCGCGGGGATCTCCTGCACGGTCGCGCGGATCCCCAGGGTGGCCGGCAGCGGCGAGTCGATCTGGAGCGTGCCGAGCGGCCCGAAGTCGATGGTGACGGTCGAGTCCGTGGTGACGTCGTACCGGGTGACGTGGGGCCCCAGCGAGGCCTGCACCGACGCGGTCGTCACGCCGAACACGAGCGACGCGAGCACCCCGGCGACGACGAGGCCGACTGCTGCGGCCCACCCGTGGCGCGGCCGCCACGCCCGGACCGCCCGCAGGGCGCGGCCAGCGCCACGCCCGACCCGCTCGCGGGCGTGGTCGAGGGCGCGCTCGAGCCGGCGCCGGGCCGGCAGCTCGCTCGTCGGTTCAGCCATCCTGGTCCGAGCCTAGACGCGCCCGGGCTCGCGTCCGAGCCATGGGGCCGTGGCGGCGCGGCGCACCCACCTGCAGGGCGCGGAGCATCCCCGCCTTCCAGCGTGCCAGGGCGCTCAGGCGCGCTCGTCGCGCCAGCGCACCCAGGCCGCCGCACGCGACAGGTCGTAGTCGGGTCCGCCGGCGCTGCACGTGAACAACCGCACACCGGCCGCGAGCAGCTCGTCGCCGACCTCGTCGGGGTCGGACCCGTCGACCGCGACGGACCGCGTCACCAGCGTGGCGGTGTCCCGTCCCACCGCGGCGCCGTGCTCGTCGAGGATCGCGCTCTTGCGCCGCAGCGTGTCGACGTCACCGAACGAGTGCCAGATGTCGGCGTGCTCGGCCACGACGCGCAGCGTCTTGCGCTCACCCCCGCCACCGATCATCACCGGGATGTCCCGCGTCGGTGCGGGGTTCATCGCCGCCCACCGCGCGCGGATCCGCGGCATCGCCTGCGCGAGGTCCGCGATCCGCGACCCGGCCGTGCCGAACTCGTACCCGTACTCCGTGTAGTCCCGCTCGAACCACCCGGCGCCGATCCCCAGGATCAGCCGCCCGCCGCTGATGTGGTCGACCGTGCGGGCCATGTCGGCCAGCAGGTCGGGATTCCGGTACGAGTTGCAGGTGACCAGCGCGCCGATCTCGACGCGCTCCGTCTGCTCCGCCCACGCCCCGAGCATCGTCCAGCACTCGAAGTGCTTGCCGTCCGGGTCGCCGAACAGGGGGAAGAAGTGGTCCCAGTTGAAGACCACGTCGACTCCGAGGTCCTCGGCGCGGCGCACCGCGTCGCGGATCTGGCCGTAGTCGGCGTGCTGGGGCTGGAGCTGGACGCCGACACGCACGCCGGCCGCGGGGGTCTGGGTCACGCGCCCACGCTAACGCGCGGCCCCCCCGGCGTCGCGGGCTGCGTCACTGGTAGGTGACGAGGTCCGGCACGGGCTGGACCTGGTACGTCTGGACGGGGTCGAGCATGGGCACGTCCTCGTCGTAGAAGTTCTTCCAGCCCCAGGACACGGCGGGGGCGCCGTGGCGCAGCGCAGCCCAGGTGCCGGCCTTCGCGGGCTGGGAGCCCTGGCCGTCGACGTGGATGAGCAGCGCCAGCTCGTCGTGCGACGTGGCGAGACGCTCACGCTCGGAGATCATCCGCAGCGAGAACTGGTGCAGGACGAACATCTTCTGCGGCAGGGCCCGCTCACGCGTCAGCTGCGCGAGCCAGGCGGCGGTCGCGTTGACCTCGTCGATGCCGACGCTCCCGATCTGGCGCAGGTGCACCTGGTCGGGCGCCAGCCGCCACTCGGGGTCGAGCGCCAGGCCGACGTGCGGCAGCGCGAGCAGCTCCTCGTACCCCTGGGCCTGCGTGACGAAGTCCTGGCGGCCCGGCTGCAGGTCGAGCACGACGTACTGCCCGGCCGCCCCCGCGGCCTCGACCAGCGGCCGCAGGTCCTCGACCGACCGCTTCCGGGAGTAGGTGCCGTCGGGCTCCGCGCCGGCGGACGCGATCGACGCGATGATCTCGACCGCGGGCACGACGGTGTCACCGGTCAGCCCTCGGTACGGCGCGGCGTGCTGCTCGGCGCGCGCGAGGGTCGCAGGCACGTCCTGCTCCCCGAGGACCCCGAGCGCACCCGAGCCGGGTGTCCCGTACAGGGCGACGTACTTCTTGCCGGGCTGGCCGGGCACGGTCGGGAACACGAGCTGCCCGCCGCCGGGCAGCTCGGCGCCGGCGCGAGCGGTGGCCGTACGGGCCGCCAGCATCTCGGGCGTGCCGAACGTCTCCCCGAACGCGACGACGGCCGACGGCGCGGCGGTCGCGATCCCCTGCACGGTGGCCGACGACGCGCGGGGGTCACCGCCCGGCACGTCGAGGACCTGGACGCCCAGCGCGCGGACCGTGGCGGCGGCCGCGGGCGGTACGGCGCCGTCCGCGAGCGCGAGCACCCCCGTCGCGACGACCGGTGCGGTGGGCGGCAGAGCGCCCGGTCCCGCGTCCGTGGAAGTGGACGTTCCGGTCGGCGTGGCGCTGGGCGACGGCGCTGCCGCGTCGTCCGCGGCTGCCTCGTCCGCGGTCACCAGGACCGCCGGACGCGGCCCCACGAGCGCCCGGATCGCGGCGCTCTCGTCCCCGGCCGACACCGGGACGAGGTCGCCGAAGCGGTGGCCGGTGGCCGCCGCGAGGGCGTCGGCACGGGCACCGGCGGGCAGCGCGACCGTCCCGACGTCGTCCGGCAGGTCTCCGGTGGCCACGTCACCCACGACGAGCGCGTGACGCGCACCGAGCCGCGCGAGCTCGGGCGCGAGGTCGACGCCGTCGGCCACGAGGAGCACGGGCGCGCCGGTCGCCACCGCCGCCGACGCGGCCGTGAGCACGGCGCCGGCGTCGCCGGCCGGGGCGACGACCACGACGGGGGCCGCCTCGAGCAGCGCGGCCGACGTCGCCAGGGCCGCGTGCGCGTCGTCCCCGGCGACCAGGGACGTGGGCGTACCGCTGGCCGGGGTGGCGCTCACCGGGGTGGGTGACGGTGTCGCCGTCGCCGCGCTCGAACCGGTCGGCGCGGGCGTCGCCGCGCCCCAGCTGCACCCCGCCAGGAGTGCGACCACGAGCGCCACGCTCACGGACGTCACGCGCAGCCGCGCGCCACCGATGTGCTCCACCACGTGCAAACCAGACCTCCCCGGCCGTCGGACGGGTGCACCCGTCGGCTCGCCACTGTAGGCAAGTTGCTGACGGGCGCGTACCGCGAAGCGGTGCATTCCCGGACCGAACGGTCGCCGTGGGCGGGCATTCGTGTGCCGGGGCCTGCACGGACGCCCACCAGAGGGCATCATCCGACGATGGCCCAGTCCTCCCCCGGAGACCCGATCCCCGACGGCACGAGCGCGCACGAGCGACCGGGTGTCTACAGCACGCCGGGCGCGGGCTTCGAGCGTGACACCCGCTACCTGACGACGCGCATCACGGCGGACGGCCGTGACGGCTGGCCGGTCGAGCCCGGCCGCTACCGGCTGGTCGTGTCGCGCGCGTGCCCGTGGGCCAGCCGCGCGATCGTCGTGCGGCGCCTCCTCGGGCTGGAGGACGCGCTGTCGATGGGTGTCTGCGGGCCCACGCACGACGAGCGCTCGTGGACGTTCGACCTCGATCCCGGCGCGGTCGACCCGGTGCTGGGGATCGAGCGCCTGCGCGACGCGTACCTGCGACGGGACCCGCAGTACGCCCGCGGGATCACGGTGCCCGCGATCGTCGACGTGGCGTCGGGCGCCGTCGTCACCAACGACTTCGCGCAGATGACGCTCGACCTGTCGACGCAGTGGACCGCGTACCACCGGCCCGGCGCCCCCGACCTGTACCCGGACGCGCTGCGCGACGAGATCGACGAGGTCGCCGACGAGATCTACCGCGACGTCAACAACGGGGTCTACCGGTGCGGGTTCGCGGGGTCGCAGGAGAGCTACGACCGCGCGTTCACGCGGCTCTTCACCGCACTCGACCGCCTCGAGGAGCGGCTGACGAGTCGGCGCTACCTCGTCGGTGACACGATC
This window harbors:
- a CDS encoding glutathione S-transferase family protein — translated: MAQSSPGDPIPDGTSAHERPGVYSTPGAGFERDTRYLTTRITADGRDGWPVEPGRYRLVVSRACPWASRAIVVRRLLGLEDALSMGVCGPTHDERSWTFDLDPGAVDPVLGIERLRDAYLRRDPQYARGITVPAIVDVASGAVVTNDFAQMTLDLSTQWTAYHRPGAPDLYPDALRDEIDEVADEIYRDVNNGVYRCGFAGSQESYDRAFTRLFTALDRLEERLTSRRYLVGDTITEADVRLFTTLVRFDVVYHGHFKCNRDRLTDLPALWAYARDLFQTPGFGDTVDFVDIKRHYYEVHRDINPSGIVPRGPRVGAWLTPHGRQALGGRPFGDGTPPGPVRADERVPQGHGAE
- a CDS encoding metallophosphoesterase family protein; translation: MAEPTSELPARRRLERALDHARERVGRGAGRALRAVRAWRPRHGWAAAVGLVVAGVLASLVFGVTTASVQASLGPHVTRYDVTTDSTVTIDFGPLGTLQIDSPLPATLGIRATVQEIPASVTELGQARTLQALSEDLNAYVSFFSGPAAAVQDVANALVADALLRSAVAFLVLLAAWLLLRWLLGPDRRHELGDRVAARSRPLVAGALAVVVGATVLTSSVAPRDRPASQPVASAVFAGTPLDGARVTGRLGGVIDTYGAYALDAWRANEDFYRSADDALAVAWADWEADEERLADEAAKEAAAPAATPGATPDGAAGEDVPLDAGAAGTDGPDGGLDMPGAETDPDGTADVPAQDSADAADAAAADAAAADDAGPSPTASASPTAEPDPPVEPIVLVVASDLHCNVGMAPLIGTLARLSGADAVLDAGDTTMNGTSVEQYCVTSFARAVPPGVALVTAPGNHDSRETTDHYARAGAIVLDGGVVEVAGLRILGDRDPNETRVGAGGTASAADETPTEAGRRLADVACDDGEVDLLLIHSPSVGDAALDDGCVAAQVSGHYHRRIGPEQVGRGVRYVSSSTAGATLNQPTVGPLKGVAELTVLRFDPESRRFLDYQVVRVAPDASVSVGRPQPWPVVVEERDAEDVVGFGPVLQDDPTAPEDGATPEG
- a CDS encoding LLM class F420-dependent oxidoreductase, with the translated sequence MTQTPAAGVRVGVQLQPQHADYGQIRDAVRRAEDLGVDVVFNWDHFFPLFGDPDGKHFECWTMLGAWAEQTERVEIGALVTCNSYRNPDLLADMARTVDHISGGRLILGIGAGWFERDYTEYGYEFGTAGSRIADLAQAMPRIRARWAAMNPAPTRDIPVMIGGGGERKTLRVVAEHADIWHSFGDVDTLRRKSAILDEHGAAVGRDTATLVTRSVAVDGSDPDEVGDELLAAGVRLFTCSAGGPDYDLSRAAAWVRWRDERA